A genomic segment from Acidimicrobiales bacterium encodes:
- a CDS encoding AAA family ATPase, whose amino-acid sequence MGDGAGDGAGNVAGSGRSRVPGTRDLLERSAELAHVDQACEALRAGLGTLTLVRAAPGLGKSSLLDAVAGTAAAEGIEVLRAQGSELEQDFAFGGVRLLLEPALARLDEPTRRRVLSGAAARAAGLLTADGEEGGGNLAGDLPSVLHSLHWVVANLADRRPVLVVVDDLQWLDQPSRRFLLHLSRRIGDVAVAVVIASRPEEPASDDGIEALRRLPAAVVLDLAPLSDAAVLALQRTGGAGASIAGDDFVRLVGGNPLVASQLLADADVVSLRGSDVGDAEPSGLPGVEDLVHRSVEHRMRDLDASALGVLRAAALVEDGTTVDVVAAMAGVSAAVARRAVTGLADAALLAAGPSVTFAHPVVRAAVRDTVVPDEAAALHERAVEVLLARQAPAEVVAPHLAASPPRGDAGRFRLLHAAGRRALSAGSPHAAVRWLRRASYEPPPDERRIALLTDLVRAEIGARDDESWRTHLDELTAGGDAQERSAALARVGDALLVAGELAAAGDAFRQGLALFADDPTGSDPHLDLRLRLVAGLAFAARSDPAARRERERALALVLAQPPTALTPGGRALLAQVAFERARRVDGAHDVRELAERALAHEPGGAGLAPGSRPYLLVVLCLTFLDDWEAAGTLLDTAVDTAARSGRVVPYTASLLYRARVRFHTGRIADALGDINDAHDAGRDLFDLDLPGLEATRALARLEAGDPAPDVLADLVLPSGRAWDQGPGLDLWLLARSQARLAVDDVAGAVADAREAGRRRQAAGSENPATAPWRRTLALALHRSGDHRGAMALLDEELALARAFGAPRLTAVPLRLLGSIEQDRTAALDHLEEALALIESTPCALERMKVLLALGAETRRQGQPVAARAHLRRAVQEADAGGARAVADAARAELRLAGGRLRRVALVGPAALTPGERRVAELAAEGLTNREVAQQLFVTVKTVEYHLGNAYGKLGVRSRRELPAALTPASA is encoded by the coding sequence ATGGGCGACGGGGCGGGCGACGGGGCGGGCAACGTGGCGGGGTCGGGCCGATCGAGGGTCCCTGGCACCCGCGACCTGCTCGAGCGCAGCGCAGAGCTCGCCCACGTCGACCAGGCCTGCGAGGCGCTGCGGGCGGGCCTCGGCACCCTCACCCTCGTTCGGGCCGCCCCGGGACTGGGCAAGTCGAGTCTGCTCGACGCCGTCGCCGGCACCGCCGCCGCCGAAGGCATCGAGGTGCTGCGGGCACAGGGCAGCGAGCTCGAGCAGGACTTCGCCTTCGGTGGCGTCCGACTCCTGCTCGAGCCCGCCCTGGCGCGGCTGGACGAGCCGACGAGGCGCCGGGTGCTGTCCGGCGCGGCCGCACGAGCCGCCGGCCTGCTCACCGCCGACGGCGAGGAGGGGGGTGGCAACCTCGCCGGTGACCTGCCCAGCGTGCTCCACAGCCTGCACTGGGTGGTGGCCAACCTCGCAGATCGGCGTCCCGTCCTCGTGGTGGTCGACGACCTGCAGTGGCTCGACCAGCCCAGCCGCCGGTTCCTGCTCCACCTCAGCCGCCGCATCGGCGACGTCGCGGTCGCGGTGGTCATCGCCTCCCGCCCCGAGGAGCCGGCGAGCGATGACGGGATCGAGGCGCTTCGTCGGCTCCCGGCCGCGGTCGTCCTCGATCTCGCGCCCCTCAGCGACGCGGCGGTCCTCGCGCTCCAGCGGACGGGAGGGGCCGGCGCGAGCATCGCCGGGGACGACTTCGTGCGCCTCGTGGGTGGGAACCCGCTCGTCGCCTCCCAGCTCCTCGCCGACGCCGACGTCGTCTCGTTGCGGGGATCCGACGTCGGCGATGCCGAACCGTCGGGTCTCCCGGGCGTCGAGGACCTGGTGCACCGCTCCGTCGAGCACCGGATGCGCGATCTCGACGCCTCCGCGCTCGGCGTGCTGCGGGCGGCGGCCCTCGTCGAGGACGGCACCACGGTCGACGTCGTGGCGGCGATGGCGGGCGTCAGCGCCGCCGTCGCCCGCCGTGCCGTCACCGGACTCGCCGACGCCGCCCTCCTCGCCGCGGGCCCCTCGGTCACCTTCGCCCATCCCGTCGTGCGGGCCGCGGTGCGCGACACCGTCGTGCCCGATGAGGCGGCGGCGCTGCACGAACGGGCCGTCGAGGTCCTCCTGGCCCGGCAGGCACCGGCAGAGGTGGTCGCCCCGCACCTCGCCGCGTCCCCACCCCGCGGCGACGCCGGCCGGTTCCGCCTGCTCCACGCCGCCGGACGCCGGGCCCTCAGCGCGGGGTCGCCGCACGCGGCCGTCCGGTGGCTCCGACGGGCGTCCTACGAACCACCGCCGGACGAGCGGCGCATCGCGCTCCTGACCGACCTCGTGCGGGCCGAGATCGGTGCCCGCGACGACGAGTCGTGGCGGACCCACCTCGACGAGCTGACGGCAGGGGGCGACGCCCAGGAACGGTCGGCGGCGCTGGCCAGGGTGGGCGACGCCCTCCTCGTCGCGGGCGAGCTCGCCGCCGCCGGCGACGCCTTCCGCCAGGGCCTCGCGCTCTTCGCCGACGACCCGACAGGTAGTGACCCCCACCTCGACCTCCGCCTCCGACTGGTGGCCGGGCTGGCCTTCGCGGCCCGCTCGGACCCTGCGGCCCGACGCGAGCGGGAGCGGGCGCTCGCCCTCGTCCTCGCCCAACCGCCGACGGCGCTCACGCCGGGCGGCAGGGCCCTCCTGGCCCAGGTGGCGTTCGAGCGGGCTCGTCGTGTGGACGGGGCCCACGACGTGCGCGAGCTGGCGGAGCGAGCCCTCGCCCACGAGCCCGGCGGCGCCGGTCTCGCGCCGGGCTCGAGGCCCTACCTGTTGGTCGTGCTGTGCCTCACCTTCCTTGACGACTGGGAGGCGGCGGGGACGCTCCTCGACACGGCGGTCGACACCGCTGCCCGTTCCGGGCGAGTGGTGCCCTACACCGCCTCGCTGCTCTACCGGGCCCGGGTCCGGTTCCACACGGGTCGCATCGCGGACGCCCTCGGCGACATCAACGATGCCCACGATGCCGGTCGGGACCTCTTCGACCTGGACCTCCCCGGCCTCGAGGCCACACGGGCCCTCGCCCGCCTCGAGGCCGGTGATCCCGCCCCCGACGTGCTGGCCGACCTGGTCCTCCCGTCCGGGCGGGCCTGGGACCAGGGGCCAGGTTTGGATCTCTGGCTGCTGGCCCGATCCCAGGCGCGCCTCGCCGTCGACGACGTCGCGGGCGCCGTGGCCGACGCCCGCGAAGCGGGGCGGCGACGGCAGGCCGCGGGATCCGAGAACCCGGCGACGGCACCCTGGCGGCGCACCCTGGCGCTGGCCCTGCACCGGTCCGGCGACCACCGCGGGGCGATGGCGCTCCTCGACGAGGAGCTCGCGCTGGCGCGCGCCTTCGGCGCACCACGACTGACCGCGGTCCCCCTTCGCCTGCTGGGGTCCATCGAGCAGGACCGCACCGCCGCGCTCGACCATCTCGAGGAGGCGCTGGCGCTGATCGAGTCCACACCCTGCGCGCTCGAACGGATGAAGGTGCTGCTGGCGCTGGGGGCGGAGACCCGGCGCCAGGGGCAGCCGGTGGCGGCCCGCGCCCACTTGCGTCGAGCCGTGCAGGAGGCCGATGCCGGCGGCGCCCGGGCCGTCGCCGATGCCGCCCGCGCCGAGCTGCGCCTCGCCGGCGGGCGCCTGCGACGGGTCGCGCTCGTGGGCCCGGCCGCGCTCACGCCGGGCGAGCGCCGCGTCGCCGAGCTCGCCGCCGAAGGACTCACCAACCGTGAGGTCGCCCAACAGCTGTTCGTGACCGTGAAGACCGTCGAGTACCACCTGGGGAACGCCTACGGGAAGCTCGGCGTGCGGTCGCGGCGCGAGCTCCCCGCCGCCCTCACGCCGGCGAGCGCCTAG
- a CDS encoding AMP-binding protein, translated as MNPFARAQFALGRDLTLGTLLARLASFHGSTRLVAEADGEDLSYADAADRVARWAGAVAERVEPGDRVVLALPNTYDLLLACLAVSRAGALPVPVNDRMRPEEVDHVIADSGAHLVVRNLDELDGGSPLDEAAPAEPGDIAALFYTSGTTGKPKGAELTHRALIGAVNAGAANPDWLRRDEAVVGLPIAHIMGFAALVGLACAGIPVYFLGRFRPTDVLDALEARKSSLFIGVPAMYRMMWEAGAAERDLSSVRVWISGADAMPPDLAAAFRRMGATAHLPVVGAVGDALFVEGYGMVETGGAAAAKLSLPAVGDSLLPLPGYQFKVVDEHGQDVGVGGEGELWMKGPGVLKGYWGSPEATADAVTEDGWLRTGDLVRKGMLGTATFAGRKKDVFMHGGYSVYAREVEAALEEHPAVLEAAVVGLPDEVKGAVPAAAVRVDGTVDLSPDDLVAWAADRLSSYKAPQRVLFVEDLPRTGTTKVQKREVIALFEAAEG; from the coding sequence ATGAACCCTTTCGCCCGGGCCCAGTTCGCCCTGGGTCGTGATCTGACCCTCGGCACGCTGCTCGCCCGACTGGCGTCGTTCCACGGCTCGACCCGCCTCGTCGCCGAGGCCGACGGCGAAGACCTGAGCTACGCCGACGCCGCCGACCGGGTGGCTCGCTGGGCGGGTGCCGTCGCCGAGCGCGTGGAGCCGGGTGATCGGGTGGTGCTCGCGCTGCCCAACACCTACGACCTGCTCCTCGCCTGCCTCGCGGTGAGTCGCGCCGGTGCGCTCCCCGTGCCGGTCAACGACCGCATGCGCCCCGAGGAGGTCGACCACGTCATCGCCGACTCGGGCGCCCATCTCGTCGTGCGGAACCTCGACGAGCTCGACGGCGGGTCTCCGCTCGACGAGGCGGCTCCGGCCGAGCCGGGAGACATCGCCGCGCTGTTCTACACCTCGGGCACCACCGGCAAGCCGAAAGGCGCCGAGCTCACCCACCGGGCCCTGATCGGTGCGGTCAACGCCGGCGCGGCCAACCCGGACTGGCTCCGCCGTGACGAGGCGGTCGTCGGCCTGCCCATCGCCCACATCATGGGCTTCGCCGCCCTCGTGGGCCTCGCCTGCGCCGGCATCCCCGTGTACTTCCTCGGCCGGTTCCGCCCCACCGACGTGCTCGATGCGCTCGAGGCGCGGAAGTCGTCGCTGTTCATCGGAGTGCCGGCGATGTACCGCATGATGTGGGAGGCCGGTGCCGCCGAGCGTGACCTGTCGTCGGTGCGGGTGTGGATCTCCGGGGCCGACGCCATGCCTCCGGACCTCGCCGCGGCCTTCCGGCGGATGGGGGCCACCGCGCACCTCCCGGTCGTCGGAGCGGTCGGTGACGCCCTGTTCGTCGAGGGCTACGGCATGGTCGAGACCGGGGGCGCGGCGGCGGCCAAGCTCTCGCTGCCCGCCGTCGGCGACTCGCTCCTGCCCCTGCCCGGCTACCAGTTCAAGGTCGTCGACGAGCACGGCCAGGACGTCGGGGTCGGTGGCGAGGGCGAGCTCTGGATGAAGGGACCCGGCGTCCTGAAGGGCTACTGGGGCAGCCCCGAGGCCACCGCCGACGCGGTGACCGAAGACGGCTGGCTGCGCACGGGCGACCTCGTGCGCAAGGGCATGCTCGGCACCGCGACCTTCGCCGGTCGCAAGAAGGACGTGTTCATGCACGGCGGCTACTCGGTCTACGCCCGTGAGGTGGAAGCCGCGCTCGAGGAGCACCCCGCGGTGCTCGAAGCCGCCGTGGTCGGCCTGCCCGACGAGGTCAAAGGAGCGGTGCCCGCGGCGGCCGTTCGAGTGGACGGGACCGTCGACCTGTCGCCGGACGACCTCGTGGCGTGGGCGGCCGATCGCCTGTCCTCCTACAAGGCGCCACAGCGGGTGCTCTTCGTCGAGGACCTGCCCCGCACGGGCACGACGAAGGTGCAGAAGCGCGAGGTCATCGCGCTGTTCGAGGCCGCCGAGGGCTAG
- a CDS encoding YibE/F family protein yields MAHRHGNRPEAEHVRRGLNWFVGAVALVTVLGVVVLWPRGEGPDLGASTQGLIYVDATVTRVDTTDCTDIDEQLPTECQEVTVRLTSGPERNDLATFLSSDIDFSAPEFSEGDDVVLLYNALAPEEFQYSFVEYQRSTPLVWLTVVFVVVVVAVGRWKGVRSLAGLALSLGVIMLFLLPALLRDQNPVAVALVTTSVIAFAALYVAHGIRASTTVALVGTLASVALITVLAAVLAGVAELTGLNDANVQTLRVTASALDLRGIVIAGMVIGALGVLDDVTVTQVAAVDELRHANPDLSARALYQGAMRIGRDHVASTINTLVLAYTGASLALLLFFQQEGRELGRVITREVVAIEIVRALVGSIGLVLSVPITTALAVATLRDDAPGDASAASATGADRADEASDHPGATADEPGGGQPRWDDFGPADQLDL; encoded by the coding sequence ATGGCCCATCGCCACGGCAACCGGCCCGAGGCCGAGCACGTGCGCCGCGGCCTCAACTGGTTCGTGGGCGCCGTCGCCCTCGTCACGGTGCTCGGCGTCGTGGTGCTGTGGCCCCGCGGCGAGGGCCCCGACCTGGGCGCCAGCACCCAGGGCCTGATCTACGTCGACGCCACTGTCACCCGGGTCGACACCACCGACTGCACCGACATCGACGAGCAGCTGCCGACCGAGTGCCAGGAGGTGACCGTCCGGCTCACCTCCGGCCCGGAGCGCAACGACCTCGCCACCTTCCTCAGCTCGGACATCGACTTCAGCGCCCCGGAGTTCTCCGAGGGGGACGACGTGGTGCTGCTCTACAACGCCCTCGCCCCCGAGGAGTTCCAGTACAGCTTCGTCGAGTACCAGCGCTCGACGCCCCTCGTCTGGCTGACCGTCGTGTTCGTGGTCGTCGTCGTGGCCGTCGGCCGCTGGAAGGGCGTGCGCTCGCTCGCCGGGCTCGCCCTCAGCCTGGGCGTGATCATGCTCTTCCTGTTGCCGGCCCTGCTCCGGGACCAGAACCCGGTGGCCGTCGCCCTCGTCACCACCTCGGTCATCGCGTTCGCTGCCCTCTACGTCGCCCACGGCATCCGCGCCTCGACCACGGTCGCGCTCGTGGGCACCCTCGCCAGCGTGGCGTTGATCACCGTGCTCGCCGCCGTCCTCGCAGGGGTCGCCGAGCTCACCGGCCTCAACGACGCCAACGTCCAGACCCTCCGGGTCACCGCGTCAGCGCTGGACCTGCGCGGCATCGTCATCGCCGGCATGGTGATCGGCGCGCTGGGCGTGCTCGACGATGTCACCGTCACCCAGGTCGCCGCCGTCGACGAGCTTCGCCACGCCAACCCCGACCTCAGCGCACGCGCCCTCTACCAGGGGGCCATGCGCATCGGCCGCGACCACGTTGCGTCCACGATCAACACGCTGGTCCTGGCCTACACCGGCGCGTCGCTCGCCCTCCTGCTCTTCTTCCAGCAGGAGGGGCGCGAGCTCGGTCGGGTGATCACCCGAGAGGTGGTGGCCATCGAGATCGTGCGGGCGCTGGTCGGCAGCATCGGCCTCGTGCTGTCGGTGCCCATCACCACCGCCCTGGCCGTGGCCACCCTGCGTGACGACGCACCCGGGGACGCCTCGGCCGCGTCCGCGACGGGTGCCGACCGTGCGGACGAGGCCTCCGATCACCCGGGAGCGACAGCCGACGAGCCCGGCGGGGGCCAACCCCGCTGGGACGACTTCGGTCCCGCCGACCAGCTGGACCTCTAG
- a CDS encoding signal peptidase I: MTVAEPAAPPSGERTTNDRGRTGERTLLQRAAPVASLVCWFYLSIVACLLVWVFVVRLLVGWTPMVVTSGSMQPSINPGDIILSGAPADGGEGLEEGTVVTFSDPVRPGGTLTHRIERVTADGTYVTRGDANVAADSYEVAPGDVEGVGRLLIPAVGLPKVWLERGDLALMALWAVGTGLALWAVLRRTRRPGEAMP; encoded by the coding sequence ATGACTGTTGCCGAGCCGGCCGCACCACCGTCGGGCGAACGAACCACCAACGACCGAGGGCGGACCGGGGAGCGCACCCTCCTCCAGCGCGCCGCGCCGGTGGCCAGCCTGGTGTGCTGGTTCTACCTGTCGATCGTCGCCTGCCTCCTGGTCTGGGTGTTCGTCGTCCGCCTGCTCGTCGGGTGGACACCGATGGTGGTCACGAGCGGATCGATGCAGCCCAGCATCAATCCGGGCGACATCATCCTCTCCGGCGCACCCGCGGATGGCGGCGAAGGTCTCGAAGAGGGGACGGTGGTCACGTTCTCCGACCCGGTACGTCCCGGAGGGACCCTCACCCATCGCATCGAGCGGGTCACCGCCGACGGCACCTACGTGACGAGGGGAGACGCCAACGTCGCCGCCGACTCCTACGAGGTGGCTCCCGGCGACGTGGAGGGCGTGGGCCGCCTCCTGATCCCTGCGGTGGGCCTCCCCAAGGTGTGGCTGGAGCGAGGCGACCTGGCGCTGATGGCGCTCTGGGCCGTGGGCACCGGACTCGCGCTCTGGGCCGTGCTGCGGCGGACCCGGCGACCCGGCGAGGCCATGCCGTGA
- a CDS encoding bifunctional diguanylate cyclase/phosphodiesterase, with amino-acid sequence MTAPPVGTPDTALAPPPPPPPPAPFATAPASTPHPGVTPGAAPPSAPPAPAAAPTAGGAPAGSAPPPHEVTPKVERRTSVRSNPRRSAQVIGSALRRMRFIVAALLFVQYATYRPGPGDPTLPTSGVIFGLAVAAVLGLISLISLAGERTSDPRKQSLLSFVEISADSALVLALATSLDVSGRDIMWVLLVVPVLEGALKYRLRGAMAVWALISTAYIALMVNAAGAAQEEVLAAIDLAVQRVGVILLVTIPAGYLSEQLLIDIRSQRDAWEQASERGKLLETVAEAGHRVTSIEVEVVSAVTSSALGLGFDAVDLAVRRPSGDWFVTGTQSTSDLHLPGPERPAGGAVAAAATHRTMVSDRSTDVPEELVDLQSAGLEVVVASPLHALGASASLRAGARAGSTVSAAQFECLELLAAQAGVAMRNNDLVAEQRAMRDQLEHRAFHDGLTGLPNRARFLQKLEESVTRPAPVDEQAAVLFIDLDRFKPVNDSLGHDAGNELLIAVAQRLVRAVGAEDIVGRLGGDEFVVLLDRVATADDATRVAERLVGALNEPFVVASHEVAISCSIGIALAPRPFTNPAELVRRADQAMYRAKAGGRARWALYQAGHDTASVTRLQLEADLRTALQRDQLRLVYQPIYRAYDQSIVAVEALVRWDHPQHGAIPPSTLIPMAEESGLIVDVGRWVLRTATRAHAQWRQAPRGATLLLAVNVSPSQLNHPAFSADLDRILGETAMPPASLLLEVTENVVALGSDLVDLMKSLRARGVRLALDDFGQGQTSLRHLRELPLDVLKIDKVFVDGLAGEEDHDRAIVRSVIGLAHELGLRVIAEGIEVEEQLVLLREMRADLIQGYLLHRPTSPEQVAVLLGGVPTPLAARPPMGVRA; translated from the coding sequence GTGACCGCTCCACCCGTCGGTACCCCCGACACCGCCCTGGCCCCTCCCCCTCCCCCTCCCCCGCCGGCCCCGTTCGCCACCGCACCAGCATCGACGCCGCACCCGGGCGTCACGCCCGGCGCCGCCCCACCGTCCGCACCGCCGGCGCCCGCGGCGGCACCGACGGCCGGCGGTGCCCCGGCCGGCTCCGCCCCGCCGCCCCACGAGGTGACACCCAAGGTCGAGCGGCGCACGTCGGTCCGGTCCAACCCGCGCCGGTCGGCCCAGGTCATCGGCTCCGCGCTGCGGCGGATGCGCTTCATCGTCGCCGCGCTGCTCTTCGTCCAGTACGCCACCTACCGGCCGGGCCCCGGCGACCCCACCCTGCCGACCTCGGGGGTGATCTTCGGCCTCGCCGTCGCGGCCGTGCTCGGGCTCATCAGCCTCATCTCGCTCGCCGGTGAGCGGACCTCCGACCCTCGCAAGCAGTCGCTGCTGTCGTTCGTCGAGATCTCCGCCGACAGCGCCCTGGTGCTGGCCCTCGCCACCTCACTCGACGTGTCCGGCCGCGACATCATGTGGGTGTTGCTCGTGGTGCCCGTCCTCGAAGGCGCCCTGAAGTACCGACTGCGCGGCGCGATGGCGGTGTGGGCCCTCATCTCCACCGCGTACATCGCCCTCATGGTCAACGCCGCCGGCGCCGCCCAGGAGGAGGTGCTCGCCGCCATCGACCTCGCCGTCCAGCGCGTGGGCGTCATCCTGCTCGTCACCATCCCGGCCGGCTACCTGTCCGAGCAGCTCCTGATCGACATCCGCAGCCAGCGCGACGCCTGGGAGCAGGCCTCCGAGCGGGGCAAGCTCCTCGAGACGGTCGCCGAGGCCGGTCACCGCGTCACCAGCATCGAGGTCGAGGTCGTGTCCGCCGTCACGTCGTCCGCCCTCGGGCTCGGCTTCGACGCGGTCGACCTCGCGGTGCGGCGTCCGTCGGGCGATTGGTTCGTCACCGGCACCCAGTCCACCAGTGACCTCCATCTTCCCGGCCCCGAGCGGCCCGCGGGTGGGGCCGTGGCCGCCGCCGCCACCCACCGCACCATGGTCAGCGATCGCTCCACCGACGTCCCCGAGGAGCTCGTCGACCTCCAGAGCGCCGGCCTCGAGGTCGTGGTGGCGAGCCCGCTCCACGCGCTGGGCGCGTCGGCGTCGCTCCGGGCCGGCGCCCGGGCGGGCTCGACGGTGAGCGCCGCACAGTTCGAGTGCCTCGAGCTGTTGGCGGCGCAGGCCGGCGTGGCCATGCGCAACAACGATCTGGTGGCCGAGCAGCGGGCCATGCGGGACCAGCTCGAGCACCGGGCCTTCCACGACGGTCTCACCGGCCTGCCCAACCGGGCCCGCTTCCTCCAGAAGCTCGAGGAGTCGGTCACCCGGCCCGCGCCCGTCGACGAGCAGGCCGCCGTGCTGTTCATCGACCTCGACCGCTTCAAGCCCGTCAACGACAGCCTCGGCCACGACGCCGGCAACGAGCTGCTCATCGCGGTGGCCCAACGCCTCGTGCGGGCGGTCGGGGCCGAGGACATCGTGGGTCGCCTCGGCGGCGACGAGTTCGTGGTGCTGCTCGACCGGGTCGCCACCGCGGACGACGCCACCAGGGTCGCCGAGCGCCTGGTGGGCGCCCTCAACGAGCCCTTCGTGGTCGCCAGCCACGAGGTGGCGATCTCCTGTTCCATCGGCATCGCCCTGGCGCCGCGCCCGTTCACCAACCCCGCCGAGCTCGTCCGTCGGGCGGACCAGGCCATGTATCGGGCCAAGGCCGGTGGTCGGGCCCGCTGGGCGCTCTACCAGGCCGGACACGACACGGCGTCGGTCACCCGCCTCCAGCTCGAGGCCGACCTCCGGACCGCGTTGCAGCGCGACCAGCTACGCCTCGTGTACCAGCCCATCTACCGGGCGTACGACCAGTCCATCGTGGCGGTCGAGGCCCTCGTGCGCTGGGATCACCCCCAGCACGGGGCCATCCCGCCGAGCACCCTCATCCCGATGGCCGAGGAGTCGGGACTCATCGTCGACGTCGGCCGGTGGGTGCTGCGCACCGCCACCCGCGCCCATGCCCAGTGGCGCCAGGCCCCCCGGGGCGCCACGCTCCTGCTCGCCGTCAACGTCTCCCCCAGCCAGCTGAACCACCCTGCCTTCAGCGCCGACCTCGACCGCATCCTCGGCGAGACGGCCATGCCCCCGGCATCGCTCCTCCTCGAGGTGACCGAGAACGTGGTCGCCCTCGGCAGCGATCTCGTCGACCTTATGAAGAGCCTGCGGGCCCGCGGCGTGCGCCTCGCCCTCGACGACTTCGGGCAGGGGCAGACGTCATTGCGCCACCTCCGCGAGCTCCCCCTCGACGTGTTGAAGATCGACAAGGTGTTCGTGGACGGCCTCGCCGGCGAGGAGGACCACGACCGGGCCATCGTCCGATCCGTCATCGGCCTGGCCCACGAGCTCGGCCTCCGCGTGATCGCCGAGGGCATCGAGGTCGAGGAGCAGCTCGTGCTGTTGCGGGAGATGCGCGCCGACCTCATCCAGGGCTACCTCCTGCACCGGCCCACGAGCCCGGAGCAGGTCGCCGTCCTCCTCGGCGGCGTGCCCACCCCGCTGGCGGCCCGACCGCCCATGGGGGTGCGAGCATGA